Within the Rosa rugosa chromosome 2, drRosRugo1.1, whole genome shotgun sequence genome, the region CATATGTATTTCTGAGCATCGGTATAGTTGTGCTTacagcaaaaacagaaaagatgaGTGTGCAGATCAGATCAACAACTAAATAATCTGGCTTCGCCCAAATGATGGCTCCAGCAATCATTACTCCAACAGACTGAATCATGTCAGCCATAACATGCAGGTAAGCTCCTTCGAGATTTATGTTTAATATTTTAGTCTTTACTGGAGGAATTGACACCAAGCTAGTTTCATCGTCTTCAATTGTTGCGCATGCTTCCTCCTTGCCATGATCATGATTATGATTATGACCATGATCATGATGATGATCCAAGTCTCCACAagcatgatgatgatgatgatgagtgtGATTGTGACCGAGCCACATGACCATGATAAAATTAACCGAAAATCCAAATGCTGCAACTGCAAACATGAGAACCCCATTGACCATTGCATGCTTGTGAAGCATTCTGTTGACTGCTTCATAGATCAAGATCGCAGCGACCACCCATATCAGCAGCACAGATAGAAGCGCACTCAAAACCTCAAGACGGTGATATCCAAAAGACTGGTATGATGTTGCCTCCCAACCTGAAGCTATTACTGCAAAAAGAGCAATAGCGAATCCACTAACATCAGTAAGCATGTGGGCTGCATCTGTGAGTACTGCCAGGCTGTTCGATTTTACACcaccaacaatttcaacaacCATAAACAACATATAGACAATTATGAGTACACGAAGTTTAGTTGCTGATTGTGAACGTTGTTTTGAATCCAAATTACTGCTTTCTTTCTTGGAGAAACCACAGATGGAAGAGCAAGGTAACTTTTGTGGCACAGGCAGAAGATCAATACTTTCAGAGACTATCGGGATCTCAATTTCATGCTGGGACTCTGTTCTAGATAAGGGAACCTTCTCATGCTCCATCTGTTCCAGCAACGTTATGGTTCAtggaattgaaaagaaaacatcAGATAAAGAATGTAAAAATCTTAATCGTTCTGGGATTGACAATTCCATGTTAATATCAAGTGCTTGAATACTGAAAGTAAATATTAGCCACGATCAATGAACTTTAGACAAAGCTTGAGACTTCTAACTTTTGACCAAGATCCAAGATTTAAGAGTAAGCAACATCACTAA harbors:
- the LOC133731842 gene encoding metal tolerance protein B-like, producing MEHEKVPLSRTESQHEIEIPIVSESIDLLPVPQKLPCSSICGFSKKESSNLDSKQRSQSATKLRVLIIVYMLFMVVEIVGGVKSNSLAVLTDAAHMLTDVSGFAIALFAVIASGWEATSYQSFGYHRLEVLSALLSVLLIWVVAAILIYEAVNRMLHKHAMVNGVLMFAVAAFGFSVNFIMVMWLGHNHTHHHHHHACGDLDHHHDHGHNHNHDHGKEEACATIEDDETSLVSIPPVKTKILNINLEGAYLHVMADMIQSVGVMIAGAIIWAKPDYLVVDLICTLIFSVFAVSTTIPMLRNTYGILMQRTPSEIDIDKLEKGLKCIKGVQDVHDLHVWALTVGKMVLTCHVTADSTVGSSQIIDEISDFCEKIYRIHDVTVQIEQ